CTCAGCCCTTTGGGTTGATTTTTTATGTGCGACTTATCAGATTTTTGTGCAGtgactttgatttttatacaacgcgtcgtatgcgcaatgtctGCGCTCATTGTCTGGCTTCAGTTGCTCGTGAAATCACCTGATCAATTGATTTAGGTAACCAACGTAAATTTAAGTAGTGcggatatttttattttcagttttattgATTCAGAGTCGTCTAATTAGCGACAACGTCACGTTCTTAGCACACAAACTTTCGTGGCTTgaagtattttaattgcaattttcggGCCGTTTATTGATTTGTCTTCAAAGCCATTTATATGCCAAACTGCAAACTGAAGAGCTGACAAATTGTTGGGGTGCTCATTTGCATAAGTTTACCTtcggagcaggagcagcaggcaGAAGCTAAGCACGAAGCCAAATACCAAGCCCCAGGTAGTCGAGGAGTGAGTCAGTCACCTTGAACCCGTTACACATGCAAGGACAAGAGCTGCAATCATTTATCAAATGCGAAAATGCCCAATGTGCTGTGTTAGACAAAACGTTAACCTTGCCCAAAATGCTTATCAGACCTACCACActtgacgtatacgtaatttccTGAGCCAAATGATTAACGAGTTGAGTACAACAAGGCGACAAAGATGCTTTCATGACTTTGCCCGAGACATTGAAATGGAGCATTATACATTGGATAAAAGCCACACGCAAGTGCATTACTTTTAAAGTAAAAGAGACAAGGCTTAGTTGTTACTTCATTGgcaacatttaattcaatgaAATTTCAATACAATATTTTCATATCAACTTCATTACAGACAACAGCAGTTTACCATTCATTAGCATCACTTTGAGAGcagtaaattacaaaaacaacaagaatttttttttttgttaattgattttattgtaCACTGGacgagcgaacgaacgaacgagcgagcggGTGAGcgattggctgctgctgctgctgctgtcggcgGCCACCCTCAAAATATAAACTAGTCAGGCACAACAGCTTTGTTGTCTGCGCATTTTAGCCACGAAATTTATGCCCCAACACACTAAACGAGTTTGCCTACAGACGAAGGCCtgttaaattgcaacaaaatgtgctaaaaccaacaaaaacaataaagagCTGGCGGTAGGCTAGGGGGAGTAAAGTAAAGGAATCAGCAGcgacaaaggcaaacaatgcAGATAATTTAGTTGCCGTGGCTATTTTCCAATAACAAAGAGTCAACCAACGGCTGCCCCCAACGTGTTCAAACGCCTGTTTGCCTGTCCGTCCgcacgtctgtctgtctaactCTCTGGACAACTGCACTGCATTCATGGCctagctgcaaaaaaaaaaaacgtaattATAAATGCGGCACGGCACGCTGAATCTTAAATGCActtgctaatttaaataataaggGTCTGAATTCATTGGAAAGTCTTAGCGacatatcgatactatcgaagGTTAACAAACTGAGCTCTTTGtattaaattcttataaaGCTTCGCACTGGCTTATTCGGTTAACTAATTAGCTTAACGCTTAGCTTATAGTGTGTATCGATACTATAGATAAATAACATGTTGAGCCATAACAACTTTGCATACAAGTGTGTTCATTGCTTCTATTAGTTGACTCTGTAGCAtgctacatttaaattatgcagtcaacaacaaaaccacTACAAATGTCTGTATGCCACCCACCAATCCACTCACCAGCACATCTGCTCAACACTCTCAGTGGCCCAGTTGactgtgtttgtttgctaaacGTCTGTCAGACTACCGTTGTTtacatttggcatttaaaaaagTTGAAGCATCatgaaattaagttgacttgCAAGTGGCTTTAAGGCTTCTACTCTAAGTGCTACCACATAaaacgtgtatgtgtgtgtttgtgtatgtgtctgtgtgcgtatcAAATGCAGCTCATTTAAACACATGTCACAATACTTTCGCACAGCTGTCACTTTGACAATTTTCTAGATGAGTTTCCTAGCGGAGCCAACAcccaaaaaaatttatatatatgtataagtatatatagagaaataaaaatctaagCTAAGCTGCCGCCTTGGCTTGTCGCCTTATGCGTAGGTTTGTCAACGTCATCATCATAATGTTgtaccaaacacacacacacacccacacacacaaacgcacacacagtcacacacaaacaagaaCACATCGCCTTGGCTGTCTGCTCCTTTCTTGTCTGACTTCTTGTCGGCACGCGTAATGAAAACTTACATCAATATTACATAGTATTagaaaaatggcaaacatcTGCgcgctttttggcttttactgTAGGTCCTTGAGGCACAGGcacagctttaaatttgcggttgcaaattattgcaaaaatatacagAGCTGTTGGGCTTCTCTACTACGCGATGTCCAAGGATTAGCCAGAAAGCAAGGCCCAGTGGCCGATATATGCGTATACACCCATATTTTTGGCTTGGCCCCTCTAATAGTGCTAGATagcataaaatttcataaagaGCACACAGCGGAAATAGGAAGGATGCGCTTGCTATTACATTGTGTGTGGCTTGCTAGGAAGTAAATTTCGTTatcgtttattattattattatgcgcGATGTGTGAAATGTCTGTATAGCTGCAAGCCAAGCCTGTGTCATgttttgctcttgctgcgcgtgtgtgtgtgtgtatgtgtgttgtgaCGTgggaaataaatttatattcataacaCACAGGACACAACAGGCATGATCTAAAGAAGGCGCTCGCGCCCATAAGAGGGCAGGGCATGCATACAAAGTGCTTTATGTGTACCACAAGATGTTGTGGATGTTGTTCATCAAGAGCCGACTGGAGTCGAGTCAGACAGTTGCAAGTTTTTTGATTAAactgaagctggagctggagcttcTTTTCAGTCTGGTGCTTATTAAAGCATCGAATAgcaacctgctgctgctgcaagtcgAGCTACTAGCACTAGTACACATTGATTACTAATTTACTTTGGTGTGTGCACGTTCGCTCAAGTTGCAAGCCAAAACTTCACATATCACGTCAAGTCAACACAAATGCAGATAACTCGATTTCCAACGAAGCCAGCAAGGCATCAGGCATTAGCACACAGCGCAGTTTCTGTagaagttgaagttgcaacACAGGCAGCTAGCCAGGTAGCTGGCAATAGCAGTGGAAACTTCGATGACTTcatataaaatgtacaaaGCGACAGTTCAAAAGTAATTTCAAAACTGCTGCAGCCTGCcatggccaggccaggccagttGGCCCAATATGATGAAGCCTGCCACTTGCCCGTCGCTCATGCATGAAGTCAAACGCCAAATGCCGAATCGCTCAGCGACAGTCGCACAACAATCAAAAGCCCGTCCGTACATGCAACTCAAAGGCGCCACAGGGCATAGTTGGAGCCACAGTCAGCGCCAGTCAGCGGGCCCAACTGGACGCCCCAGCCCAAGTTCAATCAAACTCCGCCCCACTAAACTTCATTGCAATGCAATAACTTACCAAAATGACACCATGTCCTTAGggtgaattttttttatatcaactGCAAAACGCACACATCGTATTTTAGGGTTTGGGACTTTTTCGCTCAAATTTTCTGTGTGTTTAAGGATAGCATCCTGTACGCACGACTACTctgcatacatatatcaaaGGAGCTGATACAGTTAGCGAAAATATAGAACAAAACTTTTAAAGCGTTCaattcaaagtgtatctatttatttattattacccTTAAGCAACAAGAATTGGCTTATGATTATtactattttctatttaaatatttaattgaagtaatattttcaatttttgtcaTTACTGCTCATTGCTCATTCTCAACATTGCGTCTCTTGTCTATAAGTTCCAATGAAAATTCAACATATTAGATGCTTACTtccaatatatatttgtatgctgAGCTCTCTTTTGCCACGCATAAGACTTTGATTGCAgcttcatttgcatatttggtAGTTGCCATTTCGTTATTTAGTGCTGCACTTGATTTCCAAATTTCAGCAATTATTATGctagcaaatttatgcaaattttgttctTTTTCGGCGTCTGTATTCTCAATGCAATGGGAAATCATGCGCAAATCGAGCAAATGGCATATTTCTGACGCTCGCGGTTTCATTTTtgatgtggcatgcaactgccTTAAGACCGCCATGTCGCCTGACTGAGACCACAAGCTGTATTGGAAATTCCTTTTATTTCATCTGTACCTATGTGCATCTGCATCTgcatctgtatgtgtgtctatgtTTCTACAGTAAATTTCCCCAGTTGAAGTGCAGCAGAGGCGCTTGATTGAGCGCACGTTTTCTCGAGTTTCTATAGTTTTCAAGCGCAGACAAGTGCACTTCGCTTGActtcttattttaaatatattctttataCATGCCCTGTATGCtacatatgtacgtgtgtattcgtgtgtgtgtgtatgtctagCTCAAATGTGCacgaaattaaacaaaacaagaaagCAATCACGCATCTAAAGTTTGACGCCACCAACTTTATATACGCTTTGACTATCGAATCGCAGCAAATTCTTATAAACAGAAATTCGCTGGATCCCATTCATAAAGcattacaaattttgaaatttagtttagtGTCTCTAGACAAACGGACTTGGTTGTTGCCAGGAAGGACAAGACGGACAAACCCCTATTTATATACCACAAattccaaaaatatatttcaatcaaAATATGAAGACTCGCTTGCACTTTGATACTGACTACGCTCATGCAGATTACtggacagagagacagacaaacaTTGCTGGAGCAAGGCCAACTCTTTTTATTGCCTCGGGGTCAGGAGCTTGTTGCAATTTCGGTTGAGTACGTGGCTTAGATATTTGATTCAAGTCTTTGCACTGCTTACTTAATATAGTCGAGGTTATAGAATTTGCGCAATATCATTAACAACATCATTTGCATTATTGTCTATTGTGCACATCAAGGCGTATCAACAGCTAGTCCCTTAGATTTACGCACACgggcaacatttttgcatatcaTGTCGTATTGCAAAACATGagtatgtaaattttaaaccAACCCCACCCCAACCCTAACCCCTTGCCCTTCTATATCTTTGCCAGACTCTTACATTATGCAGCATTAATGTGCAAAAGTATAGCGTTCATTtctgtgtgcgagtgtgtgtgtgtatcctgTATGCTCTTGGGTCTTGGGTGTGCCGTGCGCATTGAAAAATGCtggaaaaatgtaaaacaactGTTGGCAGTTTgtcaaatttgatttgtcaTACATCAAATGGCTTTAAAATGACAAGGAGCTGTCTGCAGCTCAGAGACACAAATGTGATCCAAATGCTGAGGTACACTTTGCCTTTTCCATTGAATAGCGAAAGAGCCTTGATGTGTAAGCGTCAAGTGTGGCTTCGATGTACTTACCTATGTATGTTGTTTGATGGGCTTTTAAAATAGATTTCTAATGCATTTAAGAATTCCTTCCCATTTTAGcctatttgctattttaacCCCAACTTCGCTCAAACTCAACTTCGACTCTTTTGTGAGTCTTGTGACTCTAATTTGAATTAAGTCCCTTGCCAGTTACACCAACTAAATGACTTAAACAAGCTCCAAATGCAAATGGAGTCCCAAATAAAGTTCTGAAGCGTTAAAGTCAGTCAAATGCAAAACCGCAGCTAGTTTTGGTGCCGGCAACCAGGAGGAAGGCACAAATGGAGCCACAAACCGCAGCTCAGCatgttttacaatttgctCTTAATTGTTtaccaacaacaattaaaatacaacaacgAAAACCATTATAATGCACATTTAGTGgcatattataattaatttatgtaaagtGTTGGCAACGTGGCTTCTAAGTGAGCTACATCAACGTTCTTCCTCTTACTATTTCTTTTGCTCTGTTGACTTTTTGTCGTTACAGGTTCGCTGTTTGACCTTTACCCCCTATACTGTGCTTGTAGAGCAATAGATGTTAAGACTGGTCACTAGACTAATAGAGAGTAAAAAAGCGCAAATAGGCTTGGATTAAAATAATTCGACATAACAAATATAACGTTTATATTTGGTTTAATctttttgcaaataaacatttgaagCCAAGTCTTTACTCTTTACAAATATTGGGAAAGCCACGAAATGCTTACAAGTCCGTTAAGTATTGTGACTTGTGaaattttttcaacttttggGGTGGCGTATATATACAGACGGTCGGTcggacagacacacagacatggCACAATCGCTAAATCTTTCTTGCTGATCAAGGATACATATACTTAAAGGCTCCATATCGAAATCCGgttctttttctctctctcgcatcCTCATACCCTCTTTCTTTTGGCCCAGatcttaaataataaaatatttcatggtttgaattaaataaaagaccTTCAtggttaaattaaaaatttagtagCGCCTATGTGTCAAGATCTTTATCGCCGGGTGTGGTGATGAAAATGATGGAAAAATAGGTTAAGGAGTCTAATGTCCATTCTTGCAGCTTATTATGAAATCTGTCGACGAATTTTACAaccacatatacatacatatgtatatatatttcaatttaaataaactataaataatatataaaaaaaattattttaataaaataagttaatatCTTCAAAGATATACCTACTGCAGTTATTCTTGACTTGGAGGGAAAAGAGTGCAAATATTAaaggttaaaaaaaatatagtttcTTAGGATATTCACCAATCTAAAATTTGAGAAAATCTTGGCAATTATACAGACAGTCATAGCTATACCGACTTACGTCGACAGACTGAAAAATAATATGTGTACTTGTGAGGTGAACCACGCCTCCGTCGGCCAAAAATAATACGCATCTAGGGTATTACTCACAATTTAAAACGTGCATCGAAAGAATTTAATCGTTATTAACTCAACTACAACAATGACCACAAagaataattcaaatttttgccaaaataccagttttataatttttttccaGGTGGTTTTGTGCTTCAGCACTAAAATTTAAGAATCTGTAACTGTTACATCACCCTGTTGAACACTAGTATGTCAGTTTTAATCAGCCATTGTTGCAAGTAGCTATAGAAAAGGTCACACCTGTGCTCTCATAACAACAATTATGCTAATGTGGCCCAGTCCGTTGATGTCAATCCAACATAATTGCTAACAAATTAGTCATGGTCACAAAGGCCAATCTCCGGGCCAGCTTCCAAACTCCCAGTCAGCTCGCCCCTGCTCTCTATatctcactctttctctctacACGTCCATTGTGACTTGTCGTAGGCAAACTTTAACATGCGCTGTCTGTGCATTGTtcaactctgtgtgtgtgggtgtgtgtgtgtgggtgcagGTGTATGTATATCCTGGCAATTTGCGTGTCACGCTGCACAAGTGCCCAGCAGGACTGTattgtgggtgtgtgggtaAAAACCAACTGTGGCATTTGAACTTGCCTCTTCTCTCAACAAGCCGTGCGCCGTTTACAAGTTCCAATGAAGCAAATGAGTTTCATTTCATGTCCTTCAGACTGGCGTGCTTTGTGgatctgtctgtgtgtgtcagtgtatAGGTGGAGTGTTTGCCTGTCTGTCTAGCTGACTGTGGTGTTAGTTTCTGCGGCCTGTGCCGGACGGGTCATGAGCGGTCATTGCGCTTGCTTTAGGACTGTTTGCTGTTATGTGTGACGTGCGTTCTATTTATATTAGCATTTTAGCCATAGTGAACAAACTAACACTGTTGTAAATGTCCATCTGCGTATGAGACGACCTCCGTGCATGCGGATATTGGGCGCGTCAGGCGCGCCACAGTGCACACAGTTGCTGGAGGATGGTCAGGGCTACTGGAAGTGGTGATCATGTTGCCGATGGATATTATCATGCATGACATTAGCTCTGGCGCACAGTCGGGCAGATATACGGGCGTGGTGGAGAGTTTCTCGGACATCTATAAGCGTGAGGGCATCAGAGGCTTCTGGAAGGGCGTGGGCGCACCGCTGCTAATCGATATACCAAGGCGGGCCATACGCTTTGTCGTCTTTGATCAGACACAGCCGTTATTTATGTTCGAGTCCAAGCATCCCACACTTTTTACGTACGGGCTGGCCGGAGGCTTGGGCAGCATTGCCGAGGTTCTGGTCATGAGTCCCTTTGAGGTTATACGCAACGCCcaaaagagaaaagaaaagcTTCGAAAAAAGACAAGCACCTTGACGACGGCCGTGGAGATTATACGCCACCAGGGCATTGGATCCAAAGGACTCTACAGAGGCGTCACCACCGCTCTATTACGCAACTGTGCCTTTCACATTGCCTACTTTGGTTTCTACGGCAGCGTGCGCGACTTGACTCCAGCTTTCCATAGCACTACGCTGGAGTTTATACGCCGCTTCACCATCGGCTATGTAGCTGGCGCTTTGGGCTGTCTGCATGCAATGCCCTTTGATGTGGCCAAGAAGCGTATACAGCGTCCGCAGCGCTGCAAGATTAAGTATCGCTGGACTTTCAGCACAATGCACACCTTGTGCAAGGAGGAGGGATGCCGTGCGCTTTTCAAGGGTGCCACTCGTCAGATTATCCGCGTTGCGCCCGCCAGTGCCATATTGATAACAGGCTATGAGTTCTCTAGCGAGTATTTGATGCGAAATTATGGCTGACCGTCCTTGTTTATGCGTCGTCCGCGTTAATTCTGACAATCCACAAATTCGCATATGTACAAATGTTAGAGCAATCATAATCTTTTTT
This genomic interval from Drosophila busckii strain San Diego stock center, stock number 13000-0081.31 unplaced genomic scaffold, ASM1175060v1 chrUn_07, whole genome shotgun sequence contains the following:
- the LOC108607586 gene encoding mitochondrial 2-oxodicarboxylate carrier-like, which translates into the protein MLPMDIIMHDISSGAQSGRYTGVVESFSDIYKREGIRGFWKGVGAPLLIDIPRRAIRFVVFDQTQPLFMFESKHPTLFTYGLAGGLGSIAEVLVMSPFEVIRNAQKRKEKLRKKTSTLTTAVEIIRHQGIGSKGLYRGVTTALLRNCAFHIAYFGFYGSVRDLTPAFHSTTLEFIRRFTIGYVAGALGCLHAMPFDVAKKRIQRPQRCKIKYRWTFSTMHTLCKEEGCRALFKGATRQIIRVAPASAILITGYEFSSEYLMRNYG